The DNA segment GTCCGGTCTGCTTCCGTGCTTCAGCCAGAGCAAGGATTCCTTCTGTGCCCATACCCTGGAATGCATATGGACTGGTTCTTGGTTTATAGGCTCCTCCGCGCAGCATTTCACCTCCGGCTCCCTTTACCTCATGAGCCAGATGACATATCATATCCTTTCCTTCAACGGAGCAAGGACCGCCAATTACAACGATTTTTTCCTTACCGCCGATTTTAATGCCATTGACCTCTACGATGGTATCCTCAGGATGAAACATTCGGCTTGCTTTTTTATATGGGGAAGATACGCGGACTACGCTTTCCACATGCTTGTTTGCCTCAATACGCTTTGGATCAACCTGTGAGGTATCACCAACAACACCAAAGACATTTAGATTCTCTCCGATACTTTCATGAATCTGTAATCCCTTATCCTTCAGCTGCTTCATTACATGCTCTATATCTGCTTTTGTTGCACTCTTTTTCATTGTGATAATCATATCTGTTCCCTCCGCTTTCTTAATTTCCTTTGTATTCTTTATTCTTGTTTCATAGCCAGTGTAGCCTTGCGCTCCATTAGCTGATCAAGAACACCGATCGCAAGCACGCTGTCTACAACGATTCTTGCACGATGAATGATTGCCGGATCATGACGGCCCTGTATCTGTAGCTTCACCGGCTCATGTGTTTTTAAATCCACAGTATCCTGTTCCTTATAGATAGAAGGCGTTGGTTTGATTACTGTACGCAGTCGGATAGGCATACCGTTTGAAATGCCTCCGTTAATACCCCCGTTATGATTTGTCGCAGTTCGGAAACCGTGATCATAAAGAATAGCATCATTTGCTTCACTTCCATATAAATCCGCAAAGCCAAAGCCCAGGCCAAATTCAACTCCCTTAACCGCAGGGACACTGAATAATAGATGACTGAGTGTACTTTCCAGAGAATCAAAGAACGGTTCACCAAGTCCTGCAGGAAGATTCCATATGCAGCTTTCCAGGATGCCGCCCACACTGTCTCCCTGAGAAGCAGCTTCCTCTATCATCGCTTTCATATCCGAAGCAGCTGTTTCATCCAACACAGCAAAGTCCATGCTGTTAACGCGTTCAATCTGTTTCTGCAATTCCTCTATATTTTCAGAAAACGGTATATCCTGTATGGTTCTGCTTTTCTGAATGTGACTTCCGATCAAGATACCTTTTTCCTTTAACACCTGCAATGCGATTGCCCCTGCCGCAACCAGTGGAGCTGTAATCCTGCCGCTGAAGTG comes from the Erysipelotrichaceae bacterium 66202529 genome and includes:
- the aroC gene encoding chorismate synthase — its product is MKNTFGHNFTVTIFGESHGEAIGCVIDGLAPGIKLDMDFISSVMEKRKAKGRISTQRKEADELHIVSGYFNGCTTGTPLTILIDNTNTRSNDYEKTKYRLRPSHADYTANEKYMGYQDYRGGGHFSGRITAPLVAAGAIALQVLKEKGILIGSHIQKSRTIQDIPFSENIEELQKQIERVNSMDFAVLDETAASDMKAMIEEAASQGDSVGGILESCIWNLPAGLGEPFFDSLESTLSHLLFSVPAVKGVEFGLGFGFADLYGSEANDAILYDHGFRTATNHNGGINGGISNGMPIRLRTVIKPTPSIYKEQDTVDLKTHEPVKLQIQGRHDPAIIHRARIVVDSVLAIGVLDQLMERKATLAMKQE